TTTAGTAACCGCCCCAATATTCATGGAGAGTCCGAAGATTCAGACTCAACTCCCACAACCACTATAGCAGTTAGAATAAGAAGTCTTATCTTCTATAACTGCCATAGCGATGAAGAAGATAAAATAGTAACGTGTGGTTTGAATTACAAGCTGGTGTAGACAAATCCATCTTCGGAATTTTTCCTAAGTGTTGAGAGGTCGTCTAGGTCACTTTGTGAGCTAGACGACCCTTATGGTCTTAGATGACCTTTCCGGTCCTAGACGACCCTTCTGGTCGTGGACGACCTTTCTGGTCGTGGACGACCTTTCTGGTCGTGGACGACCtttctggtcttggacgacctctctggtcttggacgacctttctggtcttggacgacccttgtggtcttggacgacctctctggtcttggacgaccattctggtcttggacgaccattctggtcttggacgacccttctggtcttggacgacccttctggtcttggacgacccttctggtcttggacgacctctctggtcttggacgacctctctggtcttggacgaccattctggtcttggacgaccattctggtcttggacgacctttCTGGTCTTGGATGACCCGAACGACCTTCCGGGTCTTGGACGACCATTCTGGTCATGGATGACCTctctggtcttggacgacctctCTGGTCATGGACGACCTTTCTGGTCTTGGATGACCattctggtcttggacgacccttCTGGTCTTGGATGACCCGAACGACCTTCCGAGTCATGGATGACCTCTCTGGTCATGGACGACCtttctggtcttggacgacctttttggtcttggacgacctttttggtcttggacgaccattctggtcttggacgaccattctggtcttggacgacccgAACGACCTTCCGGGTCTTGGACGACCCTTCTGGTCTTGGATGACCTTTCTGTCTTAGACGACCcttctggtcttggacgactCTATGGACGAACTGGAGATAGTCCGATTTTTAGTTCACCATCAGAAGGTATTTAATTTATCCAGATTTCCAAGAGAATCTGTAAACGAGGATGTACCTTTTCCACTTCCCCACATCATCAAACAAACCATCGAATttaagtagtctcgtaaatagaagtcattaaaGACGCGTTTCAGATAATCAAACGGCGAGAACGCGTCAGGAATAAATtcaaaagaatgtctcgtagaccggtacatttcctgggcagatggaGAACCGCCAACATCAATGAAAGGCtgaattaaatgagccataataaaggttcggtattaccaaaaccctcatctCCAACCAAGggtcggacagcagggttttgaggggctattgtggggcccaacaatttctgggccagctccatttattcgttggggcccaaaggcccaagccgaggaaggttatggtcCAGGCACGGTaatgcaagtacaaaatagcattgggatacagccgagaaCGATTTAGTCCTCGGCCAGTCCAAAGTCTCCtcggaagaaagggcaaaaatggtatagaaacaacttgggaaaaaatctaaaatatatgtgccaatagaaaagggtatgctggaaagtgtaacgaccggagaaagctgcccttactgccattcaatactctgcacctgacagagccatactctccagctttttcaaccaccctcaaccactccgggtatgggctgatgggataagtatcagtcttggaatgtcgatcctaaacgtggacgaaggataaaaaacacaggctagtataaaaggaaaagtaagtaattcatagaagtggctgggaaaaatggccaaaaaccagagcctcccagcccgcctccaggagaaagattccaggggcgaagacaacttaaccatgtatgaatatcacgaaaaacccatcgcctggtgaccagggcctagcctttcaaacccatgctctacaaatgatattgtttgggctttttacgtgcgaacccaacactgttacggttcgttacaagATCGTGTCCTTACACCACTAAACTATTTTGGAAAATCTCATTCAACCTCTTGGTGACTTATaaactatttagtttattaacttaaaatacatgtaaacaattttatttgtagtttatttatgaatttttttaggCCAAAATATATTACTGGTTCTTGAAGTTTGTTAAGTGAATGCAATtagttctttaaatttcaactaagaaattttgtttcctcaaatttaaaaacaaacacaactaGTTTTTTCTGTTAACTATTATTATTGTCAATGCCTACATGACCGCGGAGTAGCGATGTGGCATCTTTTTAAATCCCAAAAATCAAATCCCTTATTTTTGTTCCGGAAAACATTAAGAGAGTGGATCTTTTAAGATTAATTGTTGAACGCGTAGTAGTAGTAGTCATGTTTACTATGAATAAATGTTGAACTAGCTAGATTGGTCACACTAATCAATGTCAATAAATCACTCTAAAGTCAAGAGTTAAAAGCTTCACATTAATATAAGCACCAACACGGACCCCTTATAGCTAGAGtgtttattttctcttctaatTTATAGCTTCCATAGGGTACTAATTATAAGAGAGTGTATGAgtttcagttagttcaactggtaaagtttttataattaaataagatattTAGAGTTCAATatccacctacaccaaaaaccaattggtgtcttagtctgataataaaTGTAACATAACAAATTGCATTAATGATTGATCTCTCAAAAATGAACCTAGTTCAATAGACATTGCATCACCGAATCACTAAAAGATAGAATGAGTGGAACAGAAATAACAACTACAACACacttgaccctttttttttattaaaaattttttattattaaatgaaggaagtaattataaaatattttagaagtATAGTGATATGATACTTCGTTAtctcacattcaaaataaaatatctcactaattaaatttatgacaAGATCCACCACCACACACCAGAAGAGTACTCTCTTTCATCTGACGtgtcattttcttttggttAGGTATGTTACTGCTAGAACTTAGAACTCAAAACCTAATTTTGTTGGCCTCGTGACTTTGGTGTAAATTTATGACTCGTATTTTGTTGAAAAGGGATTCTGGATGACTTTTACAATGTAGCGCTGTGTTGGATTAGGCCCTTCCATGGACTCTCAATCCAATTATTGTCCACCCAGATCAACGTAAATACACCTTTGCAATTCTATATACATGTATTAAGCCCATCTTGAGGCCCACCATAGGTCTCACTGCTTTCCCCTTCCAAAGGGTGAATAGCGCATCGGACTAGGCCCAAAAACATATAACACATAGGATTGAAATCATTATACAAAATACTAAACACGCGGGAAAGCAAATTTTGCACCAagtccagttttttttttttttttttgagaaaacagcCCAGTTTATTTTATGTTAATGTAATGGATAAAAGATTGAAATACAGATTTCAGATCAAGAATTAtatgtgagtgtgtgtgtatatatatatattaaggagaaacctacaaaaaaaaaatttctcttttcatCCCAAATTTACAAAAGTATTCTTTataattcaatgtaaaactcaatataatagattttttatttgaattaataatCTCTATGGATATTTTGGTTTATTGTTTTCCATTAAAAGCCTACAAAATTAATCCAATATACATTTCATGATATTTGAAAGAATGTGACAAGCAAAGTTGGGCTGGAAAATAGAGAGGATATGAGTCATATGACAACATAAATTTGTGCTATTCGACAACTCAAATCCCTCCACAAAATTTTGAACTAGAATTTCAAAACTTTCCTCTTCCAATGCCAAAAATAAAGACCACTTCTCTTTTCTGATTGATTAATTATTAGAGCATTAGTATCAAGTGTGCCAAATACTGaatttttagcatttggcacaccaaacaccaaaaaaaacctCTCATATCATATGttctaaatactaaaaaaaattacattgaaGAATAGTTTGGAACAGTACCGGTaggaattgtaaattttttttaaaaaaaatatcttttctatctCCTCTCTCGTCACTCACAACTAAATCTCTTGATTATCGTACTCTGACCTCTCATCCTttcttctctcactctcactctacttctctcttcctttctcacTTTCACTCTCAACCTTGCCAAACTACCATCTCACGCACCACCAATCTCTCTCTTgcagtggtttttttttttttttttgctgtgattTGATGGGTGGATTCCGCAGTGAATGGGTTCAAATGATAATGGGTGGGTTCAGGCATTCAAATGGTGATGGGTGTGTTTAGATGGGCGGATCAGTGATGGGTAGGTTAGACTATCGGTGAGTTCAAATGGGCAAATTCAATGGTGAGTGGGTTCTATAGATAGGTTAGGTGGCGGGTGGGTGGGTTTAGCAGTGTTAGGGTTGTGTTTCCTGTTTTGTCTTTTCAATAAAGggtaaagagattttttaacttattttaatGGGTGGTGCGATAAAATAAGAGATGCcttgtataaaatattttaaaatatataaaattatttttttttatagataatatGATGCCAATGCTTTTAGTAGATCTGTATTTCTATTGTCATTAACCGTATTTGTCAACTTGCCATTTACACGAAAATCAAGCGGCTCAACAAGAGACAACTTATAAAATGGAGCAAATCTGGAAAATGGCATCAAATATTATTACTTCATAGTTtgctgaaaactttttgctgcaTTGTATCTGTATGGATTGTGCTAAACATTCAACAGTCATGAACAAAACGACGACTCCATAGGAGTTGAAGTTCTAATTTTTACTCAAaacttaaatttgttaaaagtgCATAgccccaaaacaaaacacaatatacATAACAGACGCATCTTTCTCATTTATGACACGACTAACCACTAACCAAACCAAGCCAAACCAACAAGTAGTATGAAAACTCATAAAATTGATACTGCAATttaataataccaaaaaaataaatatcgACAAATTCAAGAACCAGTAGCTCCCATCAAAGCTTTCTTCAGTTCTTCATTCACATCACCCTCGTTCGATTTCTTGTCATTGTTTCGCCTATCGAATTTCCCGCCAGATGATTTATTTCCATTTCTTTCACCGGAGCTTGAATCTCCGACCGATTTGAATTCTCGCCGAAGATCCTCCACGGCCTTCTTCAACAACCCGTTCTCGGCGTGCAATATCTCCAACTGCCTTTTAACAGTAAAACAAGCTTCCGCGACGTCACCACTCGCTGGAGAATTCACATTCGGACTCGTCGTCTTCTTCTTTGAATCCTCGCCGTCCACGTGTTCGATCCCGATCTTGTTCATCACCAAAAAGGGAATCTTTTGGAAAGAAATCCCAGCCGTTGGATTCGGATTCTCACCGACGCTATTCACCTCCGCCGGAACCCTGACTCCCCACCGGAAATTCACAACAGCGCGTCCCCGCACCGGCAACGACGTCCTCGCTGCCACCTCAATACCGGAGAACAACCCGGCAATCGTTCCCGCCGTCGAATCCACCGCCAGTGCCGTCTTGGAAAACGCACCGCTCATAAACGGCTTCTCCACGACCTCAATCGACGAATCGTCCTCCGGAACGGCGCCGTTCAGCGACTTAACAAGCTTCCCATCAAAAACCGAAGACTGCGACTTCTTGATAGAAAAATCCCCAAACTGAGGCTTGAGGTGAAGCATAAAGCTAGGGTTTCCACGCCCAATCAAATTGAACTCAGCACTCATAAGCATGGAGCTAGAAATCGGCGAGCCAAACGGACCCGTACCAGTCTTAACCACGAGAGAGAAAGGGTTCCACGTGTCATTGGGACGGTAAGCGATCTTAATCGACGGCCCAGATTCGAAGAAGGTACCGAGGTTGAGAGTGAGCTCCTTGGACTCACCGGCAATAACTCCGGACTGAAACGGCAAGCCTAAGATGCTGAGAGGAACTTTGGCTCTGAGCAGTGGCTTTTGGTCTTCACGGAATTTCAGTGAAGCTTTCatctttgtcaaaaaaaaaaaaccctaaaccccgATTGGCTGGCTCCAATACTTTGAGAGTTGGGCAGTGTAGGAAGAGTGATGAAGTGGGCTATGTTAGATTcgttttgtttgatttgatttgagttgaggtttttggaatttgaattttgatttgaggtttgtgtttgtgtttgtgttttttgggcCTTTGATTCcgccaaaataaaaatacaaatacaaatacaaataatgGAGTGcttgagattgagattgagattgagattgagattgatTGGGGTTTCTGTTACCTTTCGATTGTGAAGTTACTTGTTCCGGTTGTAGTGTAATTTAGTTGAATTTCAGGGCTACAATTTTGTTCAAGGatcaaattgaatttttatttcgTAACAGGTGTCAAGTTGGAAGCCAGCCGTTAACATTTTTAGGATGATAATGGCGCGGTTTACTGATTTGTCTCTGTTTCCAAATTTGCATAGTTGCATCAGTGAAAGTGGAAACACTTGATTCCCCCTCTGCTGATTCTGTGTTTTAAAGATCGGTATGATGTTCAAAACAACCAATTTGGTCACGGTTCTCGGTTTTACTTTTACCCCGTTTTGAAGCTTTTTATTGAATAGGAGTCATCGCCTTGGTGTCAGTTTTCGGTTGAACTGATTGAATCAGCCGATTTAGTCcggtttttaaaattatatatactaatatttaaaggagtctcgacaggtaaagttattaattttaaaactattaaattttatataaatttttttattaaaaaaaaaaaaaaaagagtagtttATCAACCAAcagtttttcatttaaaaaaagttacctataggtttttttttttttttttctttgttctcttatACATATCTACTTCCATGTTCTCATTAACATTATACTCTCAATAATAAGTAGTCATTACACACTACATGTCACAACCCAAACCTGTACTTCAGAATTTAGAACATGACCGGCTTGTTAATATCAAGTTGACCTCAATACTAACATGAACCGATTAAAGCTAAAGgtgcttataaaaaaaaaaaaatcatttcttttattcctttttatttccttGCATAAAGGTcataatatacaaaattggTCAAAACATTGAaacttcatttcatttcaaaCTTTGCAAGATTACAACTTGGTTGAAACTTAAAGTATCCGTGTAATTATTACATAACTAAATGTTTACcaaaacttttatttacaaATCTAACCCAAAGACATAAAACTGGGGTTTGGAACAAACTAAAATTCTGAATTATATCAGTGCTCAAAATGATCAAGTATATCTTGATTCCTCCTATACAACAAAATAGCTAAActactatataaaaaaaactatatattctaACAAACGAGAATCACAGATTCCTTGCCATCTTTAGTACTCTCGCTACTTCCAGGAAGGAACTTATGCACTGAAATATAATAGAGTGAGTTGTGAAGCCCAGTAAGGTTTTAAGCTCCATAAGCATTTAATAAAAATGCATGTAgatcaaatattttatggatACACCCACTTTGATAAATAGTCTTCatattattcttaaaataactTATGAACTTTCagataaaaatacataatttttctttcatataataataaaatgacataataaGAAACTTAAAATAATTCAGTAACCTTATCTTAGACTATCAAATACTTTATCATAAACTTTTCATCAGACTTATAACACATTCAACATACCTTTTTTATCATCACACTTTTCTTATAATTTCCAAATAGCTTAATAACTCATTTATAATACATATTAGTCAGTTCAATTGTAAGTTTGTTACAACTTTGGGAGGCTTCCAGCATATTGTGCTAGACATCCAGCATTTCCCACAATGTTAGGAAATCTCAAGATCATATCAGAAAGTATCACCCATTTCAGTGTTATCATGTCATCAACCATAGGGTCGGTTGGCATCTTCCACAAGTTGGTCGTTCCTAACAAGGGCAGGTACAGTAGAGTTCTCATCACTTATAATGGCCAATCAAAATCTCCATGAAAATACCAGTACTATAACCCCTACTGGCTGAGTTCAAATCATAACAATGGAATAACcgaaaactatatttttctaatagcTATgattttacataaatattttataacgGTAACATATCTACTTCATTCTTACATATTATGTTTGTGCTATAAGTAATAACATTAATACGctaaaattatcatatatataagaTTGAACAACTCACGAACATATATCTTTACTTAAATCATGCTTACATGTGATATCTctaattaaaaagttttaaagcATAATAATTTACTAAACAGTTCTTATACTTATTGAATGCACATGTCACACATCCCTTACCTGAAAACAGAAGACACGAGAGATTTGTATAAGAGGAGCTCAAGTGTCCACGTTCTCATTCTCGTTCTCGTCACTTACATAAAATACCAAAACTTATTAATAACAACTTTTCCtgaatatataaacttatacatCAATCACAACCTAACTCTCAAACTTGAGAAAATCCTAATTCTCATCACACAAAGGTTCCCACAGCACATGATACATTCATTAAACACATTATGTACCAAACCATAAAGaaaccaaaacataaaaatttatctATGATCCAGACATACCAAAAGATGAGTATACTAATTTATAGCTTaaaacattcaccctaactttagaattaaaatctcaaaatcaagtatatcatatatcactatttatttcaacaacataTGCCtcattgataaaataaaaatgggtcATCCAATCACATCCAATGTTCATGCAATTTTACAAAGCCACTTCTCTAGATGTCTAGTAAATACCATATTAATTTCATAGTCAAAGTATAAAaccatgatttattaaaaatcatacaaGACAACATGCTCAAATTTGTCATGACATAATTTTatgcaacttataaattaaatcattatttttaCATTGATCAAATGGTTGTGAGGCCACTTCCATTACAACCATGTGTGTCTTGGAATTCATGAGAATTACTCCTAGCATCCTAATTCACATAAATTGATTTAATCTAgatttttcatattataaacaCTAAATCTATTACAGTGACAGCTTTAACgtattttcttacaaaatcaCATCCAATGTTCATGCAATTTTACAAAGCCACTCCTCTAGATGTCTAGTAAATACTATATCAATTTCATAGTCAAAGTATAAAACCATGATTTATTATAAATCATACAAGACAACATGctcaaatctgtcctgacagaattttatgcaatttagaaattaaatcattatttttatattgatccaATGGTTGTGAGGCCACTTCCATTACAACCATGTGTGTCCTATAATTCATGAGAATTACTCCTAGCATCCTAATTCACATAAATTGATTTAATCCAGATTTTTCATGTTATAAACACCAAATCTATCATAGTGACagttttaacatattttcttacaaaaaaatcatcaactaaTTGCAATTGACCTTCATTTCTTGTGGGTGTGTTTTATACCTATattataaatgttaaaatacATTAATAGACATCCAATTAATCATAATATCTTCAATATTTCATATTACTAACATAAAACCACAATGGATAATTatactttacccacctgtgattctCACCGTTACTgtgccgtaacccacctctccctcATCGTTATTCTAACACAGAAATatgtaaaaaacaaaagcctCACAGATCAAAAAGTTCGGGTTTTTGATTGCTTAAGAACTTCTATGAGAACATATGCCcagaaaaatcaaacctaaGTCAACCactataaatatcatattttcctTCTCCACGTGTCTCTTTCCTCTCACCCATTCTTCTACAACATTCTCTTTCTCAtctctttgctctctctctccgaTGGTGGAGTTAAGGAGGACATCGACCACCACAGCGATGGGgaagtatgaataacaaaatattaattgcaAATGGTTGTAGGTATTTAATTTGATGTAGAGTTTCAATTGTAGTATATATCATCATTTAgtgcaaaaattttaatattatgacaatgttttattaaaacttaattgttttttgttagaAGATGACTacatttgttatcattcttagtataatttttttgtgagtaGATACTGTCTTAGTAAATAGGTTAtaagaaatacaaaaagtaTTTTGCATCAAATGATACTACGTTATTCGTATTAAAATCCAATAAATGAGAGACATATGTGTAAAAATAACTATTCACTGACACATGTCTTTTAAATGTTAGTTGGTTAGTTATATTTTACTTACATGTTTCAtacttattggattttgatactaCTGACATGGTataatttgatatcaaatacCTTCTCTTAAGAAATTATCATACTAAAAGATACCTATATATTAaataactattttaaatttaaatatatgatttgatactaattcaaaaaaaaaaaaaaaaattctatcttaaaTTTTCTCACTCAAGAGGCATGTgcaactcttatttttttttttatgcgaTGTGCAActcttattagtttttttataatGGTTTATTAACGATTGCCTTAAAAATATCTGTTAATGTTACCATATAACTTTTAACCTTACTAGTTCCATTTGTTAAGCATCTCCGGCAGATtaggcaaatttttgtactgtttggagaatggacagtgacttttaccttttaactacctactttttcaaatacactttccaaaaaattctctatcttatttaaatattatttcttcatttattatttattatttttttaacaactacacatcttccaacatttttttattcaataccttattattataatagaaaaaaatatttgaagaatgaacagtagctcatcagaCTTGATGAACTACcgttcatgagccaaaaaaaattcagaatatAAAGAGTCCATTAAAGAATAAATAGTAGCCTATTTTGTGGatttattctctaaaataaAGAGCATTTGGTGTTTATTCTCTTACTTGTTAGTTAACGATTGGGTACATTTCCGGCTCTAGTAACCGCAGttaatttgagaaagaaaagggTAAAAGGATTGTGGGGGAAGGCAAAACGACGACGGTTCACATCGTAGTTGTAAATTTCGAAACGCAATCTCAGATACATCAGCGTGCCAGGGTTCGGTACAAGAGAAACCTCAACCGTGCGATTGTACATAATCTTTAGATCGTGATTATCCTGAATgctcagaaaataaaaaataacaaaagcaaaaaaaaaaaaaaaacagtagtaaaaagaaaaagagaaagacaattctctctctctctctctaaagagaaacaaaaagaaaaggaaaaaaaaaaaagaaaaaaaaaagcaaaacaattttactgaTTTTGATTTTCGGATCTGTGAAGGGTTTTTGCTCACCGGACCTCACCTTgacccaaaactcaaaaccaaaaggtttctctctctctctctctctctgtctgtttttctattttctttgtttaagttttgtttGGGGAGAAAGTAGTGTTTTACacgctttgattttttttttcttcgtagAAGATCGGGGTGAAAAGTGAAAGAGTGGTTCTTCGGTTGAGCTAAGCAGGTCAGTTTTCCGATTGTGCtttctctgtttggttgctgagaaagaaacaaataagaaggattgttgtttttcctttttgacgTAAGAAATAAGAATGAGCTGCATACAGCTGTTTGGTTCAGTTTACCTTAGTCTCTGGGCTCtcgcttttattattttttgtttttgtttggactttggggaggaagaagcaaaaaaaaattcaaactttcacgctctcatatatattttcactgttttttttttggtttaataatctctctttcttttctctcttgaGTTTAAATTTTTCTTGGTAAGCAAACATGGGTTTGAGAGAGATTTGTGTTTGTTGGAGTCATTTCTGCCACTTATGGTAATGGGTTTTTTAAAGGTTCGTTTTTGTTACCATTTTCTTCGTGggtttcagagagagagagagagagagagagagaaatgcgGCACAAGTGTGTAATAAACCCAAGCTAGGTATTCAAAGTGTGTGCTAACTTGCCAATTTCTCTTGAAATTGGAGCTGTAGTTTGAGATAACTCCCCCAAGTGccaaaatgttattttaatattttgttggttttttttatcCCGTATTCTATGGGTTTGATTAACATGCATTTCAATATTCAGATTTAGTGCTGTTTGAATATATGTTgatgttttgattcaatttttgttgcTTGGATATTTGATGGGACTTATCATTTCATGAGTGCTTGGACTGATACTTGCAATGGATGTTTTGGTTTTAGGTCATACACGGATCTTCAGCCCTTCTATGATGATATAggtaacaaaataaaatcatggCCTCCAAAGGTCCAAGGTGTAAGCTTGATCACGAGTCAAGAGCTAAGCGTCAAAAGGTTGGTttgttggatattttttttgtagattATCTTGTACTTTTTTGGGGGCA
The DNA window shown above is from Quercus lobata isolate SW786 chromosome 7, ValleyOak3.0 Primary Assembly, whole genome shotgun sequence and carries:
- the LOC115951278 gene encoding uncharacterized protein LOC115951278, yielding MKASLKFREDQKPLLRAKVPLSILGLPFQSGVIAGESKELTLNLGTFFESGPSIKIAYRPNDTWNPFSLVVKTGTGPFGSPISSSMLMSAEFNLIGRGNPSFMLHLKPQFGDFSIKKSQSSVFDGKLVKSLNGAVPEDDSSIEVVEKPFMSGAFSKTALAVDSTAGTIAGLFSGIEVAARTSLPVRGRAVVNFRWGVRVPAEVNSVGENPNPTAGISFQKIPFLVMNKIGIEHVDGEDSKKKTTSPNVNSPASGDVAEACFTVKRQLEILHAENGLLKKAVEDLRREFKSVGDSSSGERNGNKSSGGKFDRRNNDKKSNEGDVNEELKKALMGATGS